The Actinomycetota bacterium genome contains the following window.
TTCACACTATCGCTGGTGAGCTCTTTGCTTTCCCTGCTGAAAACCCTTGACTGCACGAAAACGTATGAATACCCTACAAATACATACGCTCACATAAAGGACGAATCGGATGGCCATGCGCTCTTCACCCAGGCACATCGTGCGGCAAGCTCTTGCACTGCTCGCGGTCGCTGTGTTGCTCCCGGCGACCCCAGGGCGCGCGGCTCTGGTGGGGGCCCTCGATGCCGCCGATGAGGCGGCTGCGATCGAGCTGGAAGCAAAGATCGAGGACAACTTCTACCAGGGTCAGATCTACGAAGTCGATTATCGGACCGCGGACCGCATTCCCGGTGACATCACGAACGTAGGTGCGTTCGGGGACTCCGCCCTGTGGACCGGCACGTATTTGAGCGCCCAGTCTTTCCGATACGCACTGGCCAAGATCAAGCTGGCCGGCGGAGCGAGCGGCGACGATGCCGTGTTCTGGCAGCGGCAGAAGTCGCAAGCGAAATCGCGTATCGACGAAATGGTTGCCAAGTACCACATGCTCATCAATATCTCGCGCAACTGGAACCACGACTTCGGTCCGTCGGTGAACCCCGGCGATCCCGCGCATCCGGCGAGTTTCGGAGGCGGAGTCGTGCGCGGTGAGGCGGGGTATTTGTTCCGGGCGTGTGTTCGCGAGAGCTTCCAATGGCGGCCCGGTCCCAACGGGGTGACTTTCAAGCTGTATTGGGACGAGGGCCCCGACGCCGGTTGGTATTACTGCGAGGATGGAACGAGTCGCGACGCTTACGCGGGGACTACGTTCGGATTGCTCAACGCGTTTGATCTCGTGGGTGCAGATGATCCGTCGATGCGCGCGCAGATTCGCGATGACGTCATCCGCATGACGGCGTTCGCTCTTAAGTACGGGTGGACGACTCCGCGGCCGCACGGCAACGTGTCGCTGCCGCCGTTAGGCCACGACTTCCATAACTTCATTTCCCCGCTGTTCGTCTATGTTCCGCTCGCGCGGCTGAACATGACCCAGGCCGCGCGCCATGTGTCGCACTCCGCCGGCACGCCCGAGCAATCCGACTACTGGGAGCGCATCTGGACCGAGGAGTTGGCCTCGCAGGGTCCGATCCTGGCCGCGTCGATGGAAGTGGACGCGGTGCAGCCAAACGACAGCTACTACAAGTACAACCTGCATCACCTCACCGGTTACAGCGTCACTCGCCTGGAGCCGAACGCCGCTGTGCGCGGACTGATCAAGCAAGCCTTGGGTGTGATGGATCGCACGACCGGCGACGAGATCAACGCGCACTTTGAAACCATCACCTACACGCTCACGGGGGAGACCTCACGGCGCGATGCGGCGATCGAGCACCTGCGCGAGTGGCGGGACTACCGCGCGCGCGTCGACCGGGGTGGCCCAACCGGCAACGAGGCGAAGTGCGGCGTCTCGTTCGAGTGCGTGCCCCAGGACCAATTGGAGACGATCGTCTCCACGCCTTCCGGCGACCAGACGATCGTCGTTGCGGGCACGTCCTCCAAGTTGCGCGCGCGGCGCCCTCTTCCCATTGCCGACCGTCCGCAGACGGACTTCCTGTGGCAGCGGCCTCCGACGCAACTCGAGACATGGACGAGCACGACCCACCAGGCCCCAGGGTCGGACTACCTGCTCCCTTACTGGATGCTGCGCTACTACACCGAGGGAGTCGTCCCGGCGCTCGACCCGTTCCCGGCATATGTGGGTCCGGCCCACGCTTGAGTCGCCTGCGGCTCTGCAAGACGGGAGCCCCGTGAGGGGACGTGTTGTAAGCGAAGGCGGTGGCGTGCCGGGGGTCGTCGTGTCCGATGGTTTGCATGTGACTCGGACGGGACCCGACGGCGGGTTCTCGCTTCCGGGATACGGTCCGTTCGTCGTGTGCGCGCGCCCGACCGGCTTCGCCGTAGATCCGTGGTTTGCGCGCGCCGGAGATGAACCGCTGGAATTCCGCATGGTTCCACAAGTCCAGGAACTGCCCTTCTCGTTCATACAGGTGACGGATTTGCACGTCGCCCTCGGAGATCGCTCGTTCGGCCCCGGCGCGGGCGACGCGACATTTTGGTTCGCGGACGGCCGGTGGAATGAGCGTGTGGTCACGACGCCGGATGTGTTGGCCGGTCTCTTCGAAGAGATCGGTGAACGACATCCGGACGGGGCGTTCATCGTGGCCACAGGGGACCTCACCAACTCGGGCGCGCGGGAGCAGTACGAAGCGTATGTTGCCGAAGCAGCGCGCTCGCGCGTTCCCGTCGTGTCGCTTGCGGGCAATCACGATCACATGCCGAGCGCTCAAGACCCCGGCGCCGCCGAGGCGGAGTCGCCGAACTTTACGGCAGTGACCGAGCGTTACGAGCGCTACGTCGGCCCACGCTGGTTCTCCTTCGACTACGCGGGAGTGCACTTCGTGGCGATCGACTGGTTTACTCACCGGTTGGGCATCGACGCCGACGTACAGGAGGCGTGGCTCGACGCGGACTTGGCGATGGTCGAGCCGGAGACGCCGGTGGTCCTCTTGGCGCACGATCAGATGCCGTCGGACTTCTTCGGCCGAATGCGAGTGGCTCCGATCGCGTCGTTCTCCGGGCATTGGCATACGACTCGCGTGGTGTCCGACGGCGGCACGGTCCACTACAACACGGGACCGGCAACCTTCGGCGGTCTGGACTTCTGCCCGCGGCACTACCGAGTGGCCGAGTGGGACGGTACCGAGTTGCGGGTGCAGACGACGGCGCGAGGTCCGGCGTTCTTGCGCGGGGCGACGTTCCGCAGCGCGCCCCTTCCCTTGACCGACGGGCCGGCGTGGGCGCGCGCGCTCGACGGCGCCGCGCACCTTGCGGCACCGGTCGTCGTGGGAGACATGGTTATCGCGACTTCGCGGCAGGAGGATCGCGCAGCGGGGGCGGTCGAGGCCTTCGATGCGATCACGGGCGAACCACGTTGGCGCGCGCGGCTTTCGAGTGCGGTCAAGAGTTCGCCCTTGGTGTGCGGGGACGCGGTTGTCGCTACATCCGTGGCGGGTGAGATCGTGTGTCTGGCCGCCGTCGACGGATCCGAGCGCTGGCGGGTCCGGCTCGCGGACGCGATGCTGCTGTGGGCGTATTTGCGGCCCGCGACCGACGGGAAGCGGGTGTTCGTGGGCGACGTGGGACGCTTCGCATGTCTGGATCTACGGGACGGATCGATCATCTGGGCGCGCGATGATCTGGGCAAGCGTGAGAACATGACTTCGTTCGCGCACCCGGTTGTTGTGGGAGGCACGTTGATTGTGGGGTTCGCCGCACAGGTTCCGGATATGTACGGGCTGGATCCCGAGACCGGAGCGACGCTGTGGCCGCACGGGGTGCGCGCGCGCAGCGTTTACGAGGGTTCGATGGCGGAGATCGTCGCGCATTTGCCTCGGTCGCTCGTCGGGGGGATCACACCCGATCCCGACGGTGCGGACGCCTACGTCGTGCGACTGGGTTCGGTGGTGGAACGCGTTCGGTGCGTGGACGGGTCGTCGGTCTGGGCGGCCCCGATCCTTGGTTGGTTCAACCCGGCGCCGCCGGTGGTGTGCGGGGACGCGGTGTTCGTCGTCGCCGGAACGGGGGAGGTGTCGTGCCTGGACCGTAGTGACGGCGCTCTTCGCTGGAACGTATCTGTGTCCCAGAGCGCGCCGGTCGCGATGGGTCCTTACCGCGACACCGGCGCCGTGGCGCTCGCACCGGTGACGGTGGTCGCGGGAAGGGCCTGGGTTCCCCTGGGCGACGGGCGTCTGGTTGGGTTGCGCGTAGACGACGGAGTCATCGACGAGGTTCGCGATTTCGCAGTTCCGCTCACGTCTGCGCTGGCCTGTGCCGGAGGCGTTGCTTACGTGGTTGGGGTGGACGGGGTCCTTCGCGCGTTCCGGCTGTGATCGCGTCCTCTTCTTGACATCGGACAGATTGGTATAGATATTTGCCATATACGCGTTCCACGGTCGCAAGTGAAGTACCTGTTCCCCGAGTACCCCTGCCGGTTCAAGGTTTTCGGTCCGAACAAGAGCGGCTGCGAAGGCCTTCGCAAGATGTACCAGAAGCAGAACGGGGGAACCGATGACAGAACGCCTGGCAATCGACGGGGGGACTCCGGTGCGCATCGCGCCGTTGCCGCTCGGCAAAGGGGTAGCTCTTCTTGGGGACGAGGAGCGCGCCGCGGTCTTGGAAGTGATCGAGAGCCGCTCGTTGTTCCGCTACTACGGTCCGCAGTTCTTGGGGAAGGTACTCGAGTTCGAGGATGCCGTTCGCGACGAGCTGGGTACTCCGCATGCGGTTGCGACGTCCAGCGGCACTGCGGCACTGCGGGTGGCCCTTGCTGCGCTCGGCATCGGTTGCGGTGACGAGGTGATCGTTCCTGCGTTCACGTTCATCGCCACGATCAACGCCGTTGTCGTTGCCGGTGCCGTTCCGGTGTTCGCGGAGATCGACGAAACGCTCGGGCTGGACCCGGCCGACGTGGCGTCGAAGGTGACCTCGCGAACGGCGGCGATCATTCCTGTTCACCTGGAAAACGTTGCGTGCGACATGGATCCGTTGCTCGCGATTGCGCGGAGTCGCGGGATCCGGGTTCTGGAGGACGCGGCTCAGTCGATGGGGGCGACGTACCACGGGCGCGCGCTCGGGACGCTGGGAGACATCGGTGCGTTCTCGCTGCAACTCGAGAAGAACGTGACTTCCGGCGAGGGCGGTGTCGTCGTGACTGGTGATGACGATCTCCACTTGCGTGCAGCCCGGTATCAGGATCAAGGCGGGCAGTTTGTCACCGGTCACGGCGGCAGTCGCGGCGGGGAGATGGAGCAGCCGTTCGTCGGGGAGAACCTGCGCATGGCCGAGATCGCGGGCGCGATTGCCGGCGTGCAGATGCGCAAGCTTCCGGGATTGCTCGCGGCTATGCGCGCGAACAAGGTGCGCATCCTCGACGCGATTGGAGACGTTCGAGGCCTGACGCGCCGCCGCGTCGTAGATCCCGCGGGCGACGGATCCTCCAGCATTACGTGGTTTGCGCCAGGACCCGCGGTCGCCCGCCGCTTCGTCGCGGCGCTGAACGCCGAGGGGATTCCATCGGCTCAGATCTACGACGGCAAACCCGTATACGCGACCCCTTCGATCCTGCAGCGACGCACGGCGTCGGGCAAGGGCGGACCGTGGAACTGCGCCGAGCACCCGACAGACGTGGTGTATGAGATGGGGATGTGCCCACGCACGGAGGACCTTGTCGGGCGCTCGGTGTCGATCGGTGTCGGGGCGACTTTCACCGAAGCCGATTGCGGCGACGCGGCTGCCGCCGTCCGCAAGGTCGCTGCGGCCCTGCTTCCGGCGTGACCGTTCGAATCGGTCTCATAGGCTGCGGCGCTGTTGCGCGCCGCATTCACCTCCCTGGGTTCCGCGCATCGGGAATTGCCGACGTCGTCGCTTTCGCAGGCGGCTCGCCGGCGTCGGCGACGGCCGCCGCGACCGAGTGGGGCGGCGGCGCAGTGTGCGAGAACTGGCGAGAGGTTCTGGCGCGCGCCGACGTGGACGCCGTGGACATCTGCACGCCGAACTCTTTGCACGCAGAGATTGCGATCGCTGCGGCCGAGGCCGGCAAGCACGTGCTCGTTGAGAAGCCGATCGCGCGCACGCTGGCGGAGGCCGACGCGATGATTGCCGCGGCGCGCGCCGCCGGCGTCGTGATGATGACGGCCCACAACGTTCGTTTTGCGCCGCCGTTCGTTGCGATGCGCCGTGCGATCTCGCAGGGCCGTCTCGGTGCGCTCCGAGGATTCCGCGCGGCTTTCGGCCACGCTGGGCCGGAAGCGTGGGCGCCCGGTGCGAAGTGGTTCCTCGATCCCGAGGCCGCAGGAGGCGGCGTGCTGCTCGATCTTGGGATTCATGTGGCGGACGTGTTGCGTGCCGTGCTCGGCGAGGAGATCGTTGAGGTTGCCGCCATGGTCACGCCGGGAGACGTGGAGCGCGCGGCCCAAGTTGCGCTGCGAACCTCGTCGGGGGCGCTGGGGAGCATGCACGTCAGTTGGGATGCCCTTCCCGGCCCCGACCACCAACTCACCGTCTTCGGGACCGCGGGCACTGCACACGTGGACGCGTTTACGCCGCCGTGGTTGAGACCGGCCGTCGGCGGCGATGCCGAGCCGCTGCCGCTGCCCGAGCAGACGCTCGATCCGTATGGGGAGTTTGCGCGCGCCGTTGAGACCGGGAGCCCGCCGCCGGTCTCGGGCGAGGACGGCCGTGCGGCGCTCGCGATCATCGACGCGGCATACCGAGCTGCCGCGACCGGAACGACGCAGACGGTGCGCGGACCCGCGTAAAGTGGCGCGCGCGATCGCCGTTCCCGGCGGCCGGAGAGGAGGACTGACGTGTCGAACGCTGCAGCGAGCGCCTTTCGAAGCGCAGTTGAAGCAGGAGACCTGGACTCGATGCTCGCAGTCCTGTCGGACGACGTTGTGCTTCACAGTCCGGTCAGCTTCAAGCCTTTTCGCGGGAAGGACGCTGTTCGAGGTCTGTTCTCGATCTTGATGGAGACCTTCGAGGATTTCCATTACACCGATCACGTCGAAGGCGATGGAGTTGCGATTCTTGTCTTTCGCGCGCGCGTGGGAGACCGCGAAGTTGAAGGAATCGACTTGCTGCGCGCCGGCACGGACGGGCGCGTCGACGATTTCACGGTGATGGTGCGGCCGCTTTCCGGAATCAACGCGTTGTGGCAAGCGGTCGGCGCGCGCCTCTCGAAAGGCTCGTAGCGAATTGGACGCCTTCTACATCGACGAAGGGGATCGCGTCGTTCCCACGGAACTGACGCGCGGTCCCTGGGACGCGCGCGCGCAACACGGCGGTCCCCCATCGGCGATTCTGGCGCGCGCGCTGGAGCGGTGTGGCGAGAACACGCACTTCCCCTTTGTGCGCATCACCTTGGAGATCCTGCGGCCTGTGCCCATTGCTGCGGTGAAGATCGAAGCTCGCGTGGCGCGCGGGAGTCGCAGCGTCGAGTTGCTCGAGGGGTCGCTGCGCGACGACGACGGCGAGATCATGCGCGCGACTGCCTGGCGCATGCGCGCGGCCGATCTGGATCCCTCGATCGAGGAGCGCGAGGACCCACCCCCCGGCCCCGAAGACGGCGAGGTTCCTCCTTTCTTCGAGACTTCCCGAGATGTTGGTTACCACACCGCGATGGAGTTCCGGTTCCTCACAGGATCCTTTCGCGAGTCCGGGCCGGCAATGGCGTGGGCACGCATGCGAGTTCCGCTTGTCGCCGGTGAAGAACCGTCTCCGTTGCAGCGAGTGCTGGTCGCGGCAGACTCCGGCAACGGGATTTCGTCGGTGCTCGACTATCACAAGTGGCTGTTCATCAACACCGATCTCACCGTGCACCTGTTCCGGATGCCGCAAGGTGAGTGGATCAACCTGGACTCGGTGACGACGGTGAGCGCGCGCGGCGTCGGTCTGGCCGAGACCGTGCTGCGTGACAGCGACGGCCGAATCGGACGGGGGATGCAAAGCCTTCTGGTGGCACCTCGGTCGTTGACGCGCTAACGCATCCCCGATACCTTTTGCCCGCTTTATGGAGTCGCCGGGGTCCGGCGACCGGGGCGACTGGCGGGGGTCAGCATGAGCGGCTGGATTGGGTATGCGCGTAATTCGTTGTTCGGGGGGGGCGTAACCTTCGCTGGCTCGCGCTTGCCCTTGTAGTTAGTCTCGCGACACAGTTCGCTGCAGTCCGGCCCGCGGTGGCCGCAACCACTCATCCAGTCCCTCCGATTGATTCTCCCCGGACATCGGTGCGTCCGTCGCCTGTCGACGGTGAATTCTCTGGGGTGAGAAGGATGGTCTGACGGGCGCGGGACTCCCGGCGCGCGATCTCGGCAGCATCCAGGGGTTCGTTGCGGGGCGCAGCGTGGAGGCCCCATCACGCCGCACGCGTGACATGTCCATCTTCAGCAACCCCGACGGTTCCGAGACCGCGGTGTTCGGTCGTTATCAGCATTACCGCGAGGGCAACACCTGGCGCGACGTGGATCTGAACTTCCGTCCCGTCGGTCGCGACTACGTGATGGACCGTCACGACGTCGCTGTTCGGGTGACCCCCGACGGCGTTCAGGCGACAGAGCGCGCGAGCGGAAAGGGCGTCTTCTGGGCCACTCCCGCGCCGGCAGACGTCTCGGGTCGCCGCGCGTCCTTTGCCGGACCGCTTGGCTTGACCTGGTCCTACTACACCCGCGTCAGCGGTATCAAGCTTCTGGCTCCGGTCTCCGAGCCGCTCGGCCCCCGAACTCTGTCGTTCACCTATCGCCTCCTGGGCGGTGCCGCTCCAATCGCAGTGCAAGAAGGCGCTCTGGTCAGCGACGTGTTTTCCGTGCCTGCCCCGGTGGCGCTGGGTGCCGACGATGTGGAGTATCCGATCGGAGTCTGGCGGCTTGGCCCCGGCGCGGACCAGGTGAGTTTCGACCTGGACGAATCGGCGCTGCCCGCGACGGCCTATCCCTACCAGCTCGACCCGACGACGCAGTTCTACGTCACCGCGAGCAGCTATGACGGCACCGTCCGTGGTCTGGGGACGTCCTACCCTCCGGCATGCGACTACGTGTATCCGGACTCCAACACGCGACAAAACGCTGAGCGGTCCTACTACGCCGGCGACTACACGATCAAGAACGGGATCATGCGGTGGGCCACCAATGCACTGCCATATGACGCGATTCTTCTCGGGACGACGCTCACCTTGCGGGTTACCGACAACTACACCGGCAGCAATCGCAAGCTCACGGCGGACTGGTACAACGCAGGCTCGGCGATCACCTGCACCGACTATTCGGCCTCGGCCCTGACTACCGCGGCCGCTTCAATGGACTTCCCGACAGGGACCGGCTACCGGACGTTTTCACTGGATAACTCGGATGGCGTCTCGCTTTCCAGCTTCACGGGACTGCGTCTGCACGTGAGCGGTTCGGCTCCGGGTGCGCGCAACTACTTGCACTGGGCGTCCTTTGACGACACCGTCTATGACGGTGCTCGCCTTGACGTCACGTACAACCGGCCGCCTACGACCCCGGTGTTGTCCGCACCATCTGATGGCGCGGTCGTGACGACGGACCAGCCGACCTTCACCGTGTCGGCCACGGACCCAGACGGCGATGCTCTCAATTACTACTTCCACCTTTCCACGTCCCCGGACGGATTTGATTCGGCGGTGGATTCCGGCTGGACCGGGACCATTCCATGGAAGCCGCCCTACGGCTCCTTGGAAGATGGACGCACCTACTACTGGCAGGTCCAGGCGCGCGACTCCGTGAAGGACCCGGGGTCTTCGTATTCGGATTGGAGCGCGACCCGGAGCTTCCGGGTGGACCTGGGTCTGGGAGAGCGACCGGCGAACGCCTACGATCGCCTCGGCCCGCTCGCGGTGAATCTCGCCAACGGTAACCTCACGGCGGGGATATCTTCACCGAGCGTCAGTTCCCTCGGCGGTCCCATCGGCGTGTCCTATTCGTACAACTCCCGTCGTCCCAGCAGTCGGGGCCTGATGGCCTCCTACTTCAACGATCTGGACCATGACCACGTCTTTGACGCGAACGAGGCTCCCTCGGTGTCTCGGCGGGATTACGCCACGTTTAACTGGGGAACGGCCTATCCGTATCGCTCCGTGGGCACCGACTACTTTCTTGCGCGTTGGTCCGGGTACGTCACCGTTCCCGCAGCGGGCGACTATCAATTCGGAACTCTTGCCGACGATGGCACGCGCGTGTGGGTGGACAACCAGCTCGTCTTCGATCACTGGGTAAACCAGACGGCGCCGACGGCGCCGCAGTACGGGACTGCGCTCACGCTTGCGGCAGGACAGTCGGTTCCCATCAAGATCGAGTACTACGAGAACACCGGCCCCGCCCGCATGGAGCTGTGGGCAAACGGCCCCTGCGGCGACGGGGGAGCTGTGCAGGACTGCCAGGTCCCGTCGTCGTGGCTCACGACCGACACGCCGGGTTTGCCCGATGGCTGGGCAATGTCGACCGATCCCGACGGGGGGTTGTTTTACTCGTCTGCGAAGATCTTTGAACAGCAGGTACTACTTTCGGATTCCACCGGCGCCACCCACATCTACACCTCGACTCCGACGGGGTGGGTGCCGCCCGCAGGTGAGGACGGCGTTCTCGCGACGGACGCTTCCACGGGTCTTTTGGTTTTCCAGTCTGAAGACGGCAGCGCCTTCAGCTTCAACGCTGATGGTTCGCTGGCCAAGATGGTGGCTCCCGCCGATGATCGCAAGCCTGCGGCCCTCACATACACCTGGACACAAGGGTCGCAGACCGAACCTCTTCGCTTGACCCAGATCACCGATCCGGTCTCGACGCGCTCAGTCGTGCTCACCTATGGCGGCGGGAGTTGTCCGAGCGCTGCGGGGTTCGATGCGGCACCGTCATACATGCTGTGCAAGATCGACTACAGCGCCTTCGGCATCGGTGAGTCCGACCTGTATTACTTGAATGGGCACCTTGCCCGCATCGTGGATCCGGGCGGCGCGACCACCGATTTCGGATACGACGCCAACGGTCGAATCATCGCCATTCGTGACGCCCTGACGAACGACCTCATCGCGGCAGGGGCGTTCACGGACTCCGACGCGCACAAGACCCTGGTCACCTATGACGTCAACGCCAAGGTCTCAAGTATCACTGCGCCCGAGTCGAGCGCGGGCGCCGCGCGCGCGCAGCGCACCTACGACTACACCGCGCCGACCGCGCCGGTGGTTCACGTCGCGGGCATCACCGAACCTCTTGGCTACAGCCGCAAGGTGACGCTCGATTCCTCGGGGCGCATGACCGAGGACCGCGACCTCGCCGGGAAGGTGACGACCTACGTGTACGACTCGGCCGACCGTGTCGTGAAGACCACCGACCCGGCAGGCCTTGTTACGACCACGATCTACGACGTTGAGGGTCGCCCGACGGACTCCTACGGTCCTGGCGCGGCAGGCGAGTTTGATGCGAACAACCGTTCCGCCACAGCGCCGCATTCGCAGACTTTCTACGACGAAGGCATTACCGGACTCGGTGCGGCATGGTGGGACAACCAGACCCTGTCGAGCACCCCGAAGGTCCACACCACGCTGTCGGCATGGCCGAACTGGGGGAGTGGTTCTCCGGCAACAGGAATTCCCGCAGACGGATTCTCGGGGCGCATCACCGGCGAGATCACCGCTGCGACCGCAGGGTCCTATGCGTTTTCCGCCGACGTCGATACCGACGACGGCGTGAAGCTGCTCATCGACGACCAGCAAGTGCTTGGCCGCTGGGGCGGCACCGGCACGCTCACCGGCTCGACGACCCTGACCCAGGGCGTGCACCGAATTCGCCTTGACTATCAGGACCAGACGGGCTCGGCCCGCCTGATCTTGTCGTGGACGCCACCCGGTAGCGGCGCCGTGCAGGTTCCGATGTCGGCGTTGGCCCCACGCTACGGCCTGGCGACCACGACCGTGGACCCCGACGGCAAGAAGACCCGCACCGAGTATCCAAACCCCGAACTGGGGCTCGCGACCGCGAGCGTCATCGATCCCGACGGTTTGGCGCTTCGCTCGACGACCACATTCGAGACCCTCGGGGTGGGATACCTCCGCCGTACGGCGCGCACGCTGCCCAAGGGCGCATCCACCCAGGTCTCCTACACCTACTACGGCGACACCGAGACTGCGACAAACCCGTGCCCGGGAGGTGGATCCGGGATTTCGCAGGCGGGAGCGCTCAAGACCACGACCGCGGCAGACCCCGACGCAGCGGGGCCGAAGACCCCGATCGTTCGCGAATACCGCTACGACGCGGCCGGACGACAGGTCGCAAGCCGTGTGGTGGGCGACACCTACTGGTCGTGCACGACCTACGACGCGCGCGGCCGCGTCACCTCGAGTATCGACTCTGCGAACAAGACGACAAGCATCGATTACTCCAACCCTCTCCAGGTCACTGCGACCTTCCCCAACTCCGCCGGGACCACGCGCACGACCGTGTCGAAGAACGATTGGACCGGCAAGTCGATCTCTTACACCGATGAGCACGCCACCGTCACGCGCACGATCTATGACCAGGCCGGTCGTCCCACCGAGACGTGGCGGCAGTTCTCAGGACAAAGCAATGCCAAGCTCACCCAGCTTGCCTACAGCACCTCGACCGGCCGGCTGGACTCGATCACCGAATACGCCTCGGGAACCGGCCGCACGACAAGCTTCACCTATGACGATGCCGGACGTCTGCTCGCCACGACGCGACCGAACGGAGTCGTCACCACCAACGCATACGACTCCTCGCGCGGGTGGCTGAACACGATCACGAACAAGAAGAACTCGACCGAACTGTCGCCCTGGACCTACACCCGCAACGCCTCGGGCGACATCGCGAGCGAAGCAACGACCGGACGCACGCGCGCGTTCACGTACGACGGGGCCGGGCGCCTGACGCGCACGGTGCAAGGTGCCGCGACGCGCAACTACTCCTACGACGCGAACACCAACCGTTGCTCGACCTCAACGACCTGCGACGGCAGCTACACCTACGACAACGCCGACCGCCTTACGGCCTCGCCGTTCGCCTCCGCCTACACCTACGACACCCACGGCAACCTGACGCAGGCCACACCGTCGACCCAGCCCCCGGCAGGGAACTTCAGCCAGGCAGTCACCTTCGACGCATTCGCCTCCACAGCTTCGCAGTCATTCCCGATCACCGTTGGGCAGGCAGGCTCGGTTTCAGCGCAATACGCGTGGACGTCTTCGACGCCGGTGGGGCGCTCCGGCACACCGACTGGTTCGATTGCTGCGAGCGGTTCGGCATCGACGCCGCTCATCGTGGAT
Protein-coding sequences here:
- a CDS encoding PQQ-binding-like beta-propeller repeat protein is translated as MRGRVVSEGGGVPGVVVSDGLHVTRTGPDGGFSLPGYGPFVVCARPTGFAVDPWFARAGDEPLEFRMVPQVQELPFSFIQVTDLHVALGDRSFGPGAGDATFWFADGRWNERVVTTPDVLAGLFEEIGERHPDGAFIVATGDLTNSGAREQYEAYVAEAARSRVPVVSLAGNHDHMPSAQDPGAAEAESPNFTAVTERYERYVGPRWFSFDYAGVHFVAIDWFTHRLGIDADVQEAWLDADLAMVEPETPVVLLAHDQMPSDFFGRMRVAPIASFSGHWHTTRVVSDGGTVHYNTGPATFGGLDFCPRHYRVAEWDGTELRVQTTARGPAFLRGATFRSAPLPLTDGPAWARALDGAAHLAAPVVVGDMVIATSRQEDRAAGAVEAFDAITGEPRWRARLSSAVKSSPLVCGDAVVATSVAGEIVCLAAVDGSERWRVRLADAMLLWAYLRPATDGKRVFVGDVGRFACLDLRDGSIIWARDDLGKRENMTSFAHPVVVGGTLIVGFAAQVPDMYGLDPETGATLWPHGVRARSVYEGSMAEIVAHLPRSLVGGITPDPDGADAYVVRLGSVVERVRCVDGSSVWAAPILGWFNPAPPVVCGDAVFVVAGTGEVSCLDRSDGALRWNVSVSQSAPVAMGPYRDTGAVALAPVTVVAGRAWVPLGDGRLVGLRVDDGVIDEVRDFAVPLTSALACAGGVAYVVGVDGVLRAFRL
- a CDS encoding aminotransferase class V-fold PLP-dependent enzyme, whose translation is MTERLAIDGGTPVRIAPLPLGKGVALLGDEERAAVLEVIESRSLFRYYGPQFLGKVLEFEDAVRDELGTPHAVATSSGTAALRVALAALGIGCGDEVIVPAFTFIATINAVVVAGAVPVFAEIDETLGLDPADVASKVTSRTAAIIPVHLENVACDMDPLLAIARSRGIRVLEDAAQSMGATYHGRALGTLGDIGAFSLQLEKNVTSGEGGVVVTGDDDLHLRAARYQDQGGQFVTGHGGSRGGEMEQPFVGENLRMAEIAGAIAGVQMRKLPGLLAAMRANKVRILDAIGDVRGLTRRRVVDPAGDGSSSITWFAPGPAVARRFVAALNAEGIPSAQIYDGKPVYATPSILQRRTASGKGGPWNCAEHPTDVVYEMGMCPRTEDLVGRSVSIGVGATFTEADCGDAAAAVRKVAAALLPA
- a CDS encoding Gfo/Idh/MocA family oxidoreductase; this translates as MTVRIGLIGCGAVARRIHLPGFRASGIADVVAFAGGSPASATAAATEWGGGAVCENWREVLARADVDAVDICTPNSLHAEIAIAAAEAGKHVLVEKPIARTLAEADAMIAAARAAGVVMMTAHNVRFAPPFVAMRRAISQGRLGALRGFRAAFGHAGPEAWAPGAKWFLDPEAAGGGVLLDLGIHVADVLRAVLGEEIVEVAAMVTPGDVERAAQVALRTSSGALGSMHVSWDALPGPDHQLTVFGTAGTAHVDAFTPPWLRPAVGGDAEPLPLPEQTLDPYGEFARAVETGSPPPVSGEDGRAALAIIDAAYRAAATGTTQTVRGPA
- a CDS encoding nuclear transport factor 2 family protein, whose protein sequence is MSNAAASAFRSAVEAGDLDSMLAVLSDDVVLHSPVSFKPFRGKDAVRGLFSILMETFEDFHYTDHVEGDGVAILVFRARVGDREVEGIDLLRAGTDGRVDDFTVMVRPLSGINALWQAVGARLSKGS
- a CDS encoding thioesterase family protein, giving the protein MDAFYIDEGDRVVPTELTRGPWDARAQHGGPPSAILARALERCGENTHFPFVRITLEILRPVPIAAVKIEARVARGSRSVELLEGSLRDDDGEIMRATAWRMRAADLDPSIEEREDPPPGPEDGEVPPFFETSRDVGYHTAMEFRFLTGSFRESGPAMAWARMRVPLVAGEEPSPLQRVLVAADSGNGISSVLDYHKWLFINTDLTVHLFRMPQGEWINLDSVTTVSARGVGLAETVLRDSDGRIGRGMQSLLVAPRSLTR